The genomic window TACAAATTGTCCTGAAAAAAAGAATACATAAAAAATAAAGAAAATATAGAGAAAAAAAGAGAAAAAAAATAACATTCTAAAAATACTCTTTACATCCCTTTTCTTTTTACGAAGAATAGTTTTCGGACGTGGACCTCGAAAACTTAGAAGTTTATTCTTCTTTATAACCGAATTTTTTACAAGGATATCTTTTTTTTTAAAAAGTTTCATGTCATTATAAAGAAAGAAAAAGCGCGCTCACTATTCGTTTATCATTAACATTCGTTTGGCGTAACACGCCATAAGAATCCTCTATTTTTTCAATTATATCATAACAATGCTTGGGCAAGACATTGCTCGATCGGCTCTTCTTACGCTCAAACTCAATCCAATCTTCCAATAATTCTCTTAAACGTTCCGGTTTTGCAGAAACTTTTTCAGCAAAGGCTAATTTCTCAAAAACTGTTCTTCTTGAGAAACTTTCGAAAAATCGAAATAATATTTCTCTTTGCTTAAAAAAATGAGGATCTTCCATAAGAGATTTCAATCTTCCTGGTCTCCCAGCTGCCAATAAAATCATCTTTTGAAAATCTTGCTGTGGAATTTTTTCATGCTCAAAAGTCATCATTTCTTCATCACTTGCTAAAAAAAATGGAACAACTTCACAACGAGAAATTATTGTAGGTAAAAGCCTGCCTAAAGTATGTGTCAAAAGAAAAAAAATGACACCATCCTTTGGCTCTTCTAAAATTTTAAGTAATGCATTCTGAGAAGAAAGATTCATAGCATGTGCGTCTTCGATAATGCATATTTTTTTTCGTCTAGAATCTCCCATAGACAAAAGTCGTCGAGCTTTTCTAATCGCATCAATTTTAATTTCAGAATCAACCTTCGCTTCTTCTGCATCTCTAAGGGGAGTTATTCGAACGATGGAACTTTCTATTTCAAATCCATCGGTTTCATCTTTTTTCCACGAAGAAGTATTGGTGATAATTTTTTGCGAAAATCTTTGGGCAAATATTTTTTTTCCTATATGCCGAGGCCCTGAAAATATATATGCGTGAGAAAATGTAGCCTTCTCCAAAATCATTTCAATTTTTTTTTGTATAGGCACATTTCCCACAAAAGGAAAATTTTCTTCTGTCATACTATTTTTCTTCTTGAGAAACAATTTGTAAAATCTTTTTTTCGAAAGACTGCTTAGAAAATCTCTGAGCTTTTTTTTGAATATTCGCACGTGAAAAAGTATTTTCTTTTTCAAGAAATCTCCTTATTCCATCAGCCAATCCGTCTACACTCTGATCATCACAAAGGATGCCACAAGTATCATCTAAAAGAATCTCTGAGGCACTTGCTCCCGAAATAGCAATAATAGGAATCCCGTAAAGCATTGCCTCTACTGGAGCTATTCCAAAGTCATCTAGAGAAGGAAAAATAAAAGCTCGAGCTTTTTTATACCAAACTATCATTTCTTCTTTCGGAAGCCATCCTAAAAACTGAGTATATTTTTTTCCCATTTTTTCAAGACGTTTCCGCTCTGGACCATCCCCGATAACTATCAGAGGCAATCCCAATTTTTCACAAACAGAAACAGCCAAATCAACTCTTTTCGATGCATTAAGACGAGAAACAATAAGAAAATATTCACCACCTTCTTGAGAAAGAAAATAATCTTTTTTCTCTCCCGAAAACACTCCTGGATAAATAACTTCACTTTCTCTTCTATAATATTTCTCTATACGTTTTTTTGTATAAAAAGAATTAGAAAGAAGGATATCCGGCCTATCGGAGGCTTGTACATCCCAAAGGCGAAGATAGGAAAGGAATAATCGCCGAAAAAGAGAAGGTCTCTTACGACGATCTCGCCAATATTGTTTATCATAGTCCCATACAAATCTCATAGGAGAATGTAAATAAGCAATATGCTTAGTATGCGTTCTTGTTACCAAACCCTTACTCCAAGCTCCGGAAGAAGAAATAACGATATCAAAATCACGAAGATCCATCGATTCTACAGCTGAAGGAAAAAAGGGGGCAAGAAATCGATATCTCTTTTTTATACATCTCGGGAATCTTCCCAAAAAACTTTGACGAATATCTCTATCAAAAAGATTACTTCCAAATGATTCATCGATTTTTTCCAAACCACGAAGATCCACAAGAAGTGTATATATAGGAGCATCTGGAAACAATCTTGCTAAATCAACAAGAACTTTCTCCGCTCCTCCTGGATAAAGAAGAAAGTCGTGTACAAGAGCAATTCTCTTTTTTTCTATCATAATTCTCTTTATTAAATTCGGTAACATTCTTTCTTTATTATAGATGATACCTCTTGAGCGCTTTTTTCCCAAGAAAATCTCCTCACATTTTCTTTTCCCAAAAGAATTCGTTCTTGAGTTTCTTTCGAATTATCAAGAACTTCCCCTATTTTCTCAGAGATATCATTACTATTCAAGAAATCAACAAAAAATGACTGCTCTCCAGCAATTTCCCGAAAAACAGGAAGATCTGAGACAACAAGAGGAATTCCCATTTTTTGAGCCTCCATAATAGGCAATCCAAAACCCTCAGATAAAGAAACAAAAATAAGTATATCAGCATTTTTAAGAAGCCATATCTTTTCTTGTTCATTTACATATCCCAACTCCAAAATATCCTTAGAAAAAGAACTTTTTCTTAATGTCTTTTTAATGTCTTTATATCCATAACCTGGACTCCCCGCCAAAATAAGTTTTTGTTTTATTTTTTTTCTTTTCTTTATGATTGAAAATGCTTCGATAATTCGAATAATATTCTTTCGATATTCTAATCGTCCTAAATATAAAAAAAATGTATCAACTTCTTTTAATTTTTTACTTATATCTTTTCCTGAAACAGAAACGTCCTTCTCTTGGAAAAATCCTGGACCTTCATAAACAACAGTTATTTTATTTGGATCAATATGATAGAAAGAAATAATGTCTTTTTTTGTAGCTTCTGAAACAGCGATGATTCGTGATGCTCTCTCACACGATCTTCGAACAAAAAATCTCATAAAAGTACGAGCATACCAAGAATATCCTTTTGGAATTCTTTCATATTCTAAACCATGAATGGTTACTACCGTTTTTTTTGGAGAGATCCATGGAATTGTGTGTGAGGGAACAAAAAGAACCTCTACAGGAGAAAACAACATTTCCCATGACAATCCTATTTGTGTCCAAAAAAATCTCCATCGAATTTCTTTAATATGCCACGTTTTTGGAATTTTCTTCCAAGGAATTTTTGCATCTTTTCGCACATAAAGAGTAACCTGTTCTTCTTTCAAAAAAACAAAAAAATTTTCCAACAAAGCGCTCGTATATTTTTCAATCCCCGTTGGACAAGAAGAAAAGGCTCGTGAAATATCAATTCCTATTCGCTTTCTTTTCATAAAGAAAATACTCTATTATCTCGTCATCGAAAGCGTTCTCTTATAAACATCTAAATGTTCTAGAACCTTCCCTGTTCCCTTCACCACACAATACTGTGGGTCGTCTGCTACATAGCAAGGAACATTAATTGTTTTTGTTATAAGAGTTTCTAAATTCTTAAGTTTTGCACTTCCTCCAGAAAGAATAATACCTTTATCCATAACATCAGCTGCGAGTTCGGGTGGAGTTTCTTGAAGGACTTTTTTTATAGCATGAATAACTTCCCGAAGCTCATCCTGAAGCGCTTCTGTAACCTCATTAGATCCTAAACGAATAGTTCTTGGTAATCCCCCCATCAAATCTCGCCCTCGAACTTCCATAAATTCCTCTTTTTCTTGTGCCATTGCTGAGCCAATAGTAATTTTTATTTCTTCAGCCGTACGTTCTCCCACAGCAAGTCCATGCTCTCGTTTTATAAAATCCGATATAGCTTGATCAAAACGATTTCCTCCCACTCGAGCACTATTTACAGCTACGACACCCCCCAAAGAAATAACTGCAATTTCAGAGGTCCCTCCCCCAATATTAATAATCATACTTCCTTGAGCTTCATGAATAGGAATCCCAGCTCCAATAGCTGCAAGAATTGGTTCTTTTACAACATAAGCATGCTTAGCTCCAGCCTTTACAGCCGCATCAATAACCGCGCGACGTTCCGTGGAAGTAATTCCTGCAGGAATCGACAAAACAACATCTGGTCGAAATAATCGATACCGGCCACTTACCTTATTAATAAAATAACGAAGCATAGCTTCTGTCATTCTATAATCAGCAATAACTCCATCCCGAAGAGGTCGTGATGCTACGATAGTATCAGGTGTGCGTCCGAGCATATCCTTTGCTTCATTACCTACCGCTAAAACACGCTTTTCTAACAAAGAAACAGCAACAACAGAAGGTTCATTTGCGACAACGCCTTTACCTGGAACATAAACGAGTGTGTGTGCTGTTCCTAGATCAATACCTATTCTTCGTATAAACATAGTAGTGCTTTACTCCTTGGTTTCAATCATTGATTCATGACTCCCATTGACGTTCTATATTCGCTCCGATACCTCGAAGTCTTTCTTCTATTTGTTCATATCCGCGATCTACTTGATAGGCATCTCGAACAATTGTTTTACCCTTAGCAATAAGAGCTGCAATAATAAGAGCTGCTCCTGCACGGAGATCGAATGAATTAATTGAGGTTCCTAATAATTGCGTTGGTCCTGTAAATACTGCCTGATGAGGATTTAAAATATGTGCGTTTGCACCCATCTTTTGTAATTCTCCTACATAGTTAAATCGTCCCTCAAAAAGAGTGTCATGAATCATAGTTGTTCCCTCAGCCTGCGTGGCCAAAACTCCGAATGGTGCTTGCACATCCGTAGGTACTCCTGGGTAAATACGTGCATCAATCTTTGCTACAGATTTTAATTTTCTAGCAGGAATAACCCGTATAGAATTTTTTCTAATCTCAAAACTAACTCCGAATTCTCTCATCTTTTCAAGAACCAAATCAAGATGTTCTTCTCGTGCATTCGTTACTACAATATCACTTTTAGTTGCCGCACCAAGGATAAGAAAAGTAGCTGCCTCATTTGCATCAGCAATAATTGTATGTTGAGCACCTTTTAAAGTCTTTTGTCCTTCGATTTCAAGTGTGTGTGTTCCTAATCCTTTTATTTTCGCACCCATTTTTTGCAAAAATCGCCCAAGATCTTCCACATGTGGCTCAGCCGCAGCAATTTTTATGCGTGTTTTTCCCTCTATACTCGCTGCCAACATCATTATGTTTTCTGTTGCTGTAGGGGAAAATTCTCGAAGCGTTATATTTTCAGCATGCTTTTTGGATGCATCTATAAAATAAATATTATCTTTTTGCCGAACATCCACACCCATCTTCAAGAGAGCATCAAAATGCGTTCCTACTGGACGAATCCCAATTTTACATCCCCCAGGGTGATATAATTTAAATGCATCAAAACGGACCGACAAAGAGCCTAAAAGTAAAATAGAAAGACGAATTTTTTTGACCAAGGAAATATCAATTTTTTCTGGGTACAATTTTTTACAACACACGGAAAGCGTATGCCTATCAATCCAAACCACGCGAGCCCCCATACTTTTCAAGATTTCCGATAACGCCACAACATCTTCAATGTGAGGAACGTTCTTCAAAATACATTCTTCTTTCGTAAGAATTGTAGCTGCTAGTATAGGTGCGGTAGCATTTTTTGACCCCCGAACATCAATTGTTCCTGTGAGTTTTTTACCCCCCTCAATAACGAATTGCTGACGAATATCAGCTATTTCCAATTTCTTTTTCATATTCAAAGTATAATCGAAAAAGCTACTAAAAAGCAAGATTACCCACAAAAAAGTTATACCTATTTTTTTTAAAAATAAGAATCTTTTTTAGTTTTTATTTTTTTATTTTAAAAGTATTAGAAAAACTGTATTCTTTCAAATTTAAAAATCATCTCCCTCTATTACTCAAAAAATAAAAAAGGATCTTTCTTTTTTTCATTTTAATTACGTCAGAAAGTTAAACTAATGCTTTAAATATTCCTAATTTTTTTTGTCTTAAAATAAAAAATGAATGTTCTAAGGAAGATCCCCCTACTAAGAAAAGAGGGAAGAATACAAAACTTACTATAAAAATTAACAAAAAATTTTCATACTGAATTTGATGAAAAAAGCTATATTTCTGTTCATTTTGAATATTTTTTTCTTCTATAAGAAATGTATTCTCTGCATCAGAAATTTCTTTTCCAGTTTCATGTATATTTTGTTCTTCTTTTTTATAAGAAGCTGAAACACCGGAAACAACTTCATTTCGACGAGTTCCAAATAATTGTACTGTAATAATCGTATTTACACCTTCAAACAATCCTTCTCGAACAGCTATTCCTGTATCATGATACTGTTCATTTAAAATATTTTTTTTATGAAGAGGACTCTCCATCCATGCTTTGTGCTGCGAATCAGCATTTTTAAAATGTATCGCAAGGTTTTCCCCCGCATAACGATATTCGTATCCAGCACGTTCAATCCAATACCAAGGATCTTCTCCTGTGGGAGTATCATGTGAAAAATATTGCCTTTCAAACATATCCGTCGCCTTCATTTCGGCGGCTTTATTTAATTCTTCATCAAAGGAAAGAACTTGGGTATTATAAAAAATTCTACTTTCATTTACCGATTTCAATACATCTTCTGCTGTTATCAATATATTCTCATCTGCTTTTGCATCAAAAACAAATATCCCAAAGCTTATAAAGAAAGCTAGAGCGATATCTAGACACACAATAGAAAATATATTTGATTTCATATTTTTTAAAAAATAAAAAACGGGTTTTTCACCCGTTTTTCTTTCACTTGGAACAAGTATATCACAAAAATATCAAAATATCAATAACCCAAAAGCATAAGCATTTCAATCTCTCTCATAACATGAGATGCTGTAGCGCGATACATACCAACGCCTCCCAAAGAAATATCTCGATCGAAAATTTCTTGAAGTTGATCTGGAGTAATGGTATTTCCTATTCTCTCTCGTAATGCTTTAAGCATAATATTCGAAGTTTCTTCTGTAAATTGAAGTGTGAATCTTCCTGTAAGGTATTGTAAAAGGAATAGTGCATTTTCTTCTGTAGCCCCTTCTCTTATCTTCTTTGAAACATTCATCATCCTTCTCATTCTTTCAGAAATAGAAATGGCTCGACGTTTATCCCATCCTGCACCTCCCGCGTCACAATCCCTATCGAGAGATTCTCGGAGAGTCTCTGTATTTTTCGCTCCCATGAGAAATTCTTGAATACTACTTTCTGCTAAAGAAAATTGCTCTTCGGAAATTTCTCGTAATACATAATTCAACCATTGATTTGCTTTGTAAGGATTAAGAAGGTTAGCTGCATATTCTCTCGGCATATTCTTAAAGGTTCGAAGAAGTAATCGAAGTTCATTCGAAATTTCTTCTTCTTCTGGACGAACTTCTTGACTTTCAACTTTTTTCTGGTGTCGTTTTCCTTTTTGCACCTTTTCATCAATAATTTTTCCATCTCTCATAGAAAAAATTCTGTCCGCTTGTTCTAAGTGTGAAGGATCATGAGTTACCAAAACAACAGCTTTCTTATCAATTTCTTTAAGGTCTTGGAGTATCTCCATAACATTCTCTGCCGAGCGACTATCCAAGTTACCAACTGGCTCATCAGCAAGAATTAACACTGGATCATTAATGAGCGAACGTGCGATGGCAACTCGCTGCTTCTGTCCACCTGAAAGCTGATTAGGATATTTTTCCGCTTGTTCAGCAATTCCAAAACGTTCCAAAAGCTGCATACCTATTTTTCGACGATCTGCACGTTTCTCCCCTCGAAATACTCTCGGCAAACACACATTATCCAAAACATGAAGTGAGGGAATAAGATAAAATGACTGAAAAATCATCCCTACTGTCATCTGACGAAATATCGCCTGCTCTTTAAAACCTGCTTCAGAAATAATTGAATCATATACCATTACATCTCCAGAAGTTGGTTTTTGAAGAGCTGACATGGCATAAAGAAGTGTAGATTTTCCACATCCTGAAGGTCCAAATATAATAGTAAATTCTTCGGGATACACATTAGCACTTACACCTTTAAGAGAATGAAACTCATTAGGCTTTCCCTGGTTATAAATAACACTAAGATCTCGAACTTTAACAATAGGTTCCATAACAAAAAATGATTTTCTTTTTACTTATATCGCAATGCATCTAATGGATCAATTTTAGAAGCACGTCTAGCGGGAATAAACCCTGTAAAAAATCCAACTCCCGCACCAATTAATATAATAAGGGCCACAAACCATCCAGGACTATAAAAAAGATCTACTGATTGTCCTCCAAATCGACTCGCTATCAAATTAAATAACCCATTAAGAGCTACACCCCCGACCTGCCCCAAGAAAACTCCTCCGAGGCCTCCAAGAAATCCCATAATTGTTGATTCTAGGACAAAAAGAAGGGAAACATCAAAATTAAAAGCTCCGATTGATTTCATAATTCCAATCTCTTCCGTTCGTTCCAAAAGAGCGATAGTCATAGTGTTAAACATTCCAATAGCACTAACTACCAAAGCAATAATACCAAAAGAGAGTAATATTACCTGAATAATGCTAAATATTTTATTTGCTTGATCTACCGTGTCAGAAAGCGAAGAAACAATAAATCCTTTTTCCAAAACAGAATCACGAACGGAAGCCATTTTGTCAGTTGCCTTACATTTTACTTTAAGAGCAGAATATCGAGGAATCTCTTTAACATTAAGGGAATTAAGATGTACATAAGCAATATTCTCTTCTCCCTGCACGATTCCACTAATAAAATATTTCGTAGAAGATTCTACTTGTTTGAGAGTGTCCTCTTCTTCATCTTCATTTTCTTTTCCTGTCAAGAAGAAAGAAAGGTCTATTTCTTTTCCAATAATTTTATCATCTCCAAAAACCGCAGCAAGAGAAGATGTAACAACAACACCAGACATATTTTCATCAGAAAAAAATTCTCCAGAATTAATACGAAGCCCACCAAGACTAAAGAATGAAGGCTTTGTTGCTATAATAGGAATATCTAGACCAACTCCATCAAAAATACCTTGAGATGCTAATTCTGCAGCGGGACTCACCTGACTCACATTTTCATTTTTCTCTAATTCTTCAATTATTGAAGCATTCAAAGGAATAACACTTTTTTTTGCTTCTATAACATCCAGGGTCAAAACAGAATCCTCCGTAGTAATTCGATCCAAAAGAGCACTTTGAAGACCATATCCTATGGAAACGAGAAAAAGAACAGCACCAATACCAACACTCATACCAA from Candidatus Moraniibacteriota bacterium includes these protein-coding regions:
- a CDS encoding glycosyltransferase, encoding MIEKKRIALVHDFLLYPGGAEKVLVDLARLFPDAPIYTLLVDLRGLEKIDESFGSNLFDRDIRQSFLGRFPRCIKKRYRFLAPFFPSAVESMDLRDFDIVISSSGAWSKGLVTRTHTKHIAYLHSPMRFVWDYDKQYWRDRRKRPSLFRRLFLSYLRLWDVQASDRPDILLSNSFYTKKRIEKYYRRESEVIYPGVFSGEKKDYFLSQEGGEYFLIVSRLNASKRVDLAVSVCEKLGLPLIVIGDGPERKRLEKMGKKYTQFLGWLPKEEMIVWYKKARAFIFPSLDDFGIAPVEAMLYGIPIIAISGASASEILLDDTCGILCDDQSVDGLADGIRRFLEKENTFSRANIQKKAQRFSKQSFEKKILQIVSQEEK
- a CDS encoding glycosyltransferase family 4 protein; this translates as MKRKRIGIDISRAFSSCPTGIEKYTSALLENFFVFLKEEQVTLYVRKDAKIPWKKIPKTWHIKEIRWRFFWTQIGLSWEMLFSPVEVLFVPSHTIPWISPKKTVVTIHGLEYERIPKGYSWYARTFMRFFVRRSCERASRIIAVSEATKKDIISFYHIDPNKITVVYEGPGFFQEKDVSVSGKDISKKLKEVDTFFLYLGRLEYRKNIIRIIEAFSIIKKRKKIKQKLILAGSPGYGYKDIKKTLRKSSFSKDILELGYVNEQEKIWLLKNADILIFVSLSEGFGLPIMEAQKMGIPLVVSDLPVFREIAGEQSFFVDFLNSNDISEKIGEVLDNSKETQERILLGKENVRRFSWEKSAQEVSSIIKKECYRI
- a CDS encoding rod shape-determining protein; this translates as MFIRRIGIDLGTAHTLVYVPGKGVVANEPSVVAVSLLEKRVLAVGNEAKDMLGRTPDTIVASRPLRDGVIADYRMTEAMLRYFINKVSGRYRLFRPDVVLSIPAGITSTERRAVIDAAVKAGAKHAYVVKEPILAAIGAGIPIHEAQGSMIINIGGGTSEIAVISLGGVVAVNSARVGGNRFDQAISDFIKREHGLAVGERTAEEIKITIGSAMAQEKEEFMEVRGRDLMGGLPRTIRLGSNEVTEALQDELREVIHAIKKVLQETPPELAADVMDKGIILSGGSAKLKNLETLITKTINVPCYVADDPQYCVVKGTGKVLEHLDVYKRTLSMTR
- the murA gene encoding UDP-N-acetylglucosamine 1-carboxyvinyltransferase, whose amino-acid sequence is MKKKLEIADIRQQFVIEGGKKLTGTIDVRGSKNATAPILAATILTKEECILKNVPHIEDVVALSEILKSMGARVVWIDRHTLSVCCKKLYPEKIDISLVKKIRLSILLLGSLSVRFDAFKLYHPGGCKIGIRPVGTHFDALLKMGVDVRQKDNIYFIDASKKHAENITLREFSPTATENIMMLAASIEGKTRIKIAAAEPHVEDLGRFLQKMGAKIKGLGTHTLEIEGQKTLKGAQHTIIADANEAATFLILGAATKSDIVVTNAREEHLDLVLEKMREFGVSFEIRKNSIRVIPARKLKSVAKIDARIYPGVPTDVQAPFGVLATQAEGTTMIHDTLFEGRFNYVGELQKMGANAHILNPHQAVFTGPTQLLGTSINSFDLRAGAALIIAALIAKGKTIVRDAYQVDRGYEQIEERLRGIGANIERQWES
- a CDS encoding ABC transporter ATP-binding protein codes for the protein MEPIVKVRDLSVIYNQGKPNEFHSLKGVSANVYPEEFTIIFGPSGCGKSTLLYAMSALQKPTSGDVMVYDSIISEAGFKEQAIFRQMTVGMIFQSFYLIPSLHVLDNVCLPRVFRGEKRADRRKIGMQLLERFGIAEQAEKYPNQLSGGQKQRVAIARSLINDPVLILADEPVGNLDSRSAENVMEILQDLKEIDKKAVVLVTHDPSHLEQADRIFSMRDGKIIDEKVQKGKRHQKKVESQEVRPEEEEISNELRLLLRTFKNMPREYAANLLNPYKANQWLNYVLREISEEQFSLAESSIQEFLMGAKNTETLRESLDRDCDAGGAGWDKRRAISISERMRRMMNVSKKIREGATEENALFLLQYLTGRFTLQFTEETSNIMLKALRERIGNTITPDQLQEIFDRDISLGGVGMYRATASHVMREIEMLMLLGY
- a CDS encoding ABC transporter permease, which encodes MRVDDAVLLSVRMFKARAMRTFLTILGMSVGIGAVLFLVSIGYGLQSALLDRITTEDSVLTLDVIEAKKSVIPLNASIIEELEKNENVSQVSPAAELASQGIFDGVGLDIPIIATKPSFFSLGGLRINSGEFFSDENMSGVVVTSSLAAVFGDDKIIGKEIDLSFFLTGKENEDEEEDTLKQVESSTKYFISGIVQGEENIAYVHLNSLNVKEIPRYSALKVKCKATDKMASVRDSVLEKGFIVSSLSDTVDQANKIFSIIQVILLSFGIIALVVSAIGMFNTMTIALLERTEEIGIMKSIGAFNFDVSLLFVLESTIMGFLGGLGGVFLGQVGGVALNGLFNLIASRFGGQSVDLFYSPGWFVALIILIGAGVGFFTGFIPARRASKIDPLDALRYK